The Herbaspirillum sp. DW155 genomic interval GCACACGTTTTGCTATGATCTGGCGGCTGCCATCAGCCGGTCTTTCCGATCCATTCCGGTCAACAAGAGACGGACCGAATCCATCGCTCATCACACCCCACGAGGAGGCTCCATGAAGTCCATCATCCGCACCGCCCTGCTGGCGGGCCTGGCGGCCCTGTCACTTGTCCTGTCGCTGTCGGCAGCCCGCGCCGAAGAGGCCGTCCCCGCATCGCGCCTGGACCAGGTGCTCAAGTCCGGCAAGCTGCGCATCTGCATGACCGGCGACTACAAGCCCTTCACCTACTATCGCCCCGACCAGACCTTCGAGGGCATGGACGTGGAACTCGGCCAGTCGCTGGCCAAGTCGCTGGGCGTGGAAGCGCAGTTCATCAAGACCACCTGGAGCACCCTGATGAATGACTTCATCGCGCAGTGCGACGTCGGCATGGGCGGTATCTCCGTCACCCTGGACCGCGCCCGCAAGGCGGCCTTCTCCGAGACCGTGATGGTCGATGGCAAGGCCCCCATCATCCGCTGTGCCGACAAAGACAAGTTCCGCAACTTCGACATGATCGACCAGCCCGGCACCCGCGCCATCGTCAACCCGGGCGGCACCAACGAACGCTTTGCCCGCTCCGGCTACAAGCACGCCACGCTGCTGCTGCATCCCGACAACGTGACCATCTTCCAGCAGATCATCGATGGCAAGGCCGACGTGATGGTGACCGACGCCAGCGAAACGCTGTGGCAATCCAAGATGCATCCGGAACTGTGCCCAGTGCAGCCGGACCAGCCGCTGCAGTTCGCCGAGAAGGCTTACCTGCTGCCGCGCGGCGATGTCGCCTTCAAGGCTTACGTCGATACCTGGCTGCACCTGGCCAAGGCCACCGGCGAATACCAGCGCATCTTCGACAAGTGGCTGAAGTAAGCTGATGGCGCGGCCCCGGCCTGTGCCTCAATCGAACTTGAGTTCCTTCAGTTCAGGCTTGGGATCGGGGAAACGCAGTTTGAGCTTCTGCAGGGTCTCCAGGACCACATTGGCCACCAGCAGGTTGCGATGGGTCTTGGAGTCGGCCGGCACCACATACCAGGGCGCATGCAAGGTGCTGGTCTGACGCAGCACCTCCTGATAGCGCTGCTGGTAGGCGTCCCAGAACTTGCGCTCGGCCAGGTCCTGGGGATCGAATTTCCAGTGCTTGTTGGGATCATCGATGCGCGATTGCAGGCGTGACTTCTGCTCGGCCTTCGAGATGTGCAGGAAGAATTTGATCACCACCGTCCCGGTTTCCCACAGCATGCGTTCAAAGTCGTTGATCTGGCGATAGCGGCGCTTGCACTCCTTGTCATCGATCCAGTCATGCACGCGTGTGATGAGCACGTCCTCGTAGTGACTGCGGTTGAATACCGCGATCTCCCCCGCCACCGGCACCTGCGCATGCACGCGCCACAGATAATCGTGGGCCAGCTCGATGGCGGTCGGCCCCTTGAAGTTGGCGATGCGGATACCCTGGGGATTGACCGCCGCAAAGACGTCATTGACGGTGCCATCCTTGCCGCTGGTATCCATGCCTTGCAGGACCACCAGTACCTTGTGCTTGTGGCCGGCATAGAGCATCTGCTGCTGCAGGCCGATCTCGGCCGCCAGACGCTGCACGGTGGCGCGATCGGTTTCCTTGTCGCCGCTGGACAGTGGTTTGGTCGAGGCGTCGCTTTCCTTGAGGACGAACTTGGGGTGGACCATGAATTGCGGGCCGATTTTCTTTGCCATGCTGTCTCGCTTTTTTTCGTTATAAATGATTTCCGTATTTCACCACCCCGGCATTACAACACGCCATGCGACTGCCCCATGGCATGTTCGATCTTGATGCACTTGTCCATGACCACCTTCAGTCCGGCCGCACGCGCACGGGCAGCGGCTTCTTCGTGAACGATGTCGAGCTGCATCCATACACATTCGGCGCCGATGGCGATGGCCTCATCGACGATGGGCGGGATGTCGGCCGACTTGCGGAAGCAATCGACGATGGCGATGCGCCGGCCTTCCTGGGCCAGTGCCGCGCTGGCCTGCTGCAGGCTGGCATGGCAGTACTCGCCGAGGATGGTCTGGCCGGCATACATCGGATTGACGGCGACGATGCGGTACCCCGCTGACTGCATATAGGCCGCCACGTCAAAGCTGGCACGCTCGGGGCGGTTGGACAGGC includes:
- a CDS encoding CoA-binding protein, producing MSSAAPASSASPSPTTARQYGKPIIAVVGLSNRPERASFDVAAYMQSAGYRIVAVNPMYAGQTILGEYCHASLQQASAALAQEGRRIAIVDCFRKSADIPPIVDEAIAIGAECVWMQLDIVHEEAAARARAAGLKVVMDKCIKIEHAMGQSHGVL
- a CDS encoding polyphosphate kinase 2 family protein, which gives rise to MAKKIGPQFMVHPKFVLKESDASTKPLSSGDKETDRATVQRLAAEIGLQQQMLYAGHKHKVLVVLQGMDTSGKDGTVNDVFAAVNPQGIRIANFKGPTAIELAHDYLWRVHAQVPVAGEIAVFNRSHYEDVLITRVHDWIDDKECKRRYRQINDFERMLWETGTVVIKFFLHISKAEQKSRLQSRIDDPNKHWKFDPQDLAERKFWDAYQQRYQEVLRQTSTLHAPWYVVPADSKTHRNLLVANVVLETLQKLKLRFPDPKPELKELKFD
- a CDS encoding transporter substrate-binding domain-containing protein; translated protein: MKSIIRTALLAGLAALSLVLSLSAARAEEAVPASRLDQVLKSGKLRICMTGDYKPFTYYRPDQTFEGMDVELGQSLAKSLGVEAQFIKTTWSTLMNDFIAQCDVGMGGISVTLDRARKAAFSETVMVDGKAPIIRCADKDKFRNFDMIDQPGTRAIVNPGGTNERFARSGYKHATLLLHPDNVTIFQQIIDGKADVMVTDASETLWQSKMHPELCPVQPDQPLQFAEKAYLLPRGDVAFKAYVDTWLHLAKATGEYQRIFDKWLK